In Leptospira brenneri, a single genomic region encodes these proteins:
- a CDS encoding cytochrome c oxidase subunit I, with translation MSSAHTKTEHGHTDHNYLNHGSGIWSWMTTLDHKRIGLMYFATVATLFLIGGFFALGIRLHLAKFGAEPLLDPDTYNKFMTFHGAIMVFMVIIPGIPAFLGNFVLPIQLGAKDVAFPRLNLASYYVFIAGALIAASSMVFNQVDTGWTFYTPYSTSKTSNGVILLVLGAFTMGFSSILTGLNFIVTTHKLRAPGMTMDRIPLMIWALYSTSIIQILATPILAITLLLIGAEKTLGVGIFDPDLGGDPVLFQHFFWFYSHPAVYIMILPAMGVISELITAFSKKTIFGYRAIAYSSVAIAAVSFLVWGHHMFVSGQSTLAGILFSLITMFVGVPTAIKLFNWISTMYRGTVTFDAPMLFALGFMFLFTIGGLTGVFLASTGMDVHFHDTYFVVAHFHYVMVGGTLMALMGGIFYWFPKMFGKMTSDLGGRISWVLIFTGFNVTFFPQFVLGAMGMPRRYFDYLPEYTNLNQISTIGSWLIGLGFLVGLITIIHGILKGEKASDNPWGAKTLEWQTSSPPPHENFTTTPTVTAGPYDFR, from the coding sequence ATGAGTTCAGCACATACAAAAACCGAACATGGTCACACCGACCATAATTATCTGAACCACGGATCTGGAATCTGGTCTTGGATGACCACTCTAGACCACAAACGCATTGGTCTTATGTACTTTGCAACAGTTGCTACCCTTTTCTTAATTGGTGGTTTCTTTGCCTTAGGAATTCGTTTGCACTTAGCTAAATTTGGTGCCGAGCCACTTTTAGATCCAGACACTTATAACAAGTTTATGACCTTCCATGGTGCCATTATGGTATTTATGGTGATCATTCCTGGGATTCCTGCTTTCCTTGGAAACTTTGTCCTTCCCATCCAATTGGGAGCAAAAGACGTTGCTTTCCCAAGGCTAAACCTTGCATCTTACTATGTTTTCATTGCAGGAGCACTGATTGCTGCTTCTTCGATGGTTTTCAACCAAGTAGATACAGGTTGGACATTCTACACTCCATACTCAACTTCAAAGACTTCTAACGGAGTGATTCTTTTGGTTTTGGGTGCGTTTACTATGGGTTTTTCTTCCATCCTTACTGGATTAAACTTCATCGTTACCACTCATAAACTCAGAGCTCCTGGAATGACAATGGACAGGATCCCACTAATGATTTGGGCTCTTTATTCCACTTCCATCATTCAGATCCTTGCAACACCGATCCTTGCGATCACTCTTCTCCTCATTGGTGCAGAGAAAACTCTTGGTGTGGGAATCTTCGATCCAGACTTAGGTGGGGATCCAGTTCTTTTCCAACACTTCTTCTGGTTCTACTCTCACCCTGCGGTTTACATCATGATCTTACCTGCGATGGGTGTGATTTCTGAACTCATCACTGCGTTTTCCAAAAAAACAATTTTTGGTTACCGTGCGATTGCATACTCTTCGGTTGCGATTGCTGCAGTATCCTTCCTTGTTTGGGGACACCATATGTTTGTTTCCGGTCAGTCAACACTTGCTGGAATTCTTTTCTCCCTCATCACTATGTTTGTTGGGGTTCCGACTGCGATTAAACTCTTCAACTGGATTTCCACAATGTATCGTGGAACGGTTACCTTCGATGCGCCAATGCTCTTCGCTCTTGGTTTCATGTTCCTCTTTACAATCGGTGGTTTGACTGGGGTATTTCTTGCCTCCACTGGTATGGACGTTCACTTCCATGACACTTACTTCGTAGTGGCTCACTTCCACTATGTGATGGTGGGTGGAACATTGATGGCGCTTATGGGTGGTATTTTCTACTGGTTCCCTAAAATGTTTGGAAAAATGACTTCCGACCTTGGTGGAAGAATTTCTTGGGTTTTGATCTTTACAGGATTTAACGTAACTTTCTTCCCACAATTCGTACTAGGTGCGATGGGAATGCCAAGACGTTATTTTGATTACCTTCCTGAATACACAAACCTCAACCAAATCTCTACCATTGGGTCTTGGCTCATTGGACTTGGATTCTTAGTAGGTCTTATCACAATCATTCATGGAATTTTAAAAGGGGAAAAAGCTTCTGACAATCCTTGGGGTGCAAAAACACTCGAATGGCAAACGTCTTCTCCTCCTCCACACGAAAACTTTACAACTACTCCAACAGTAACTGCAGGGCCATATGACTTCCGTTAG
- the coxB gene encoding cytochrome c oxidase subunit II, producing MSWSSLIPATSFMPIQATEIAKEVDLLYAFLIIASLVSFVILIGGMTWFLIKFKRTSLDQKSAYITHNNFAEFLWSFIPLIIMMGIFYWGMVIFEKLRTPPEDIAAEIHVTAEQWAWTYRYANGKEFYSSANDPLIVPAGKATKLILTSKDVIHSFYVPAFRTKQDAVPGKLTQLWFEPKQAGEYIVFCTEYCGTKHSGMMIKIKAIPSEEYAAWYHAEKKGADSPADLGKTLFAQKACASCHSIDGSRIVGPTMKGLFGSGRKFADGSQAKADENYLRESILVSSAKIVEGYPPAMPVFQGSLSDEEVANLIEYIKSIK from the coding sequence ATGTCTTGGAGCAGTCTCATTCCAGCGACCTCGTTCATGCCTATCCAGGCAACTGAAATCGCAAAAGAAGTCGATCTTCTCTATGCGTTTCTGATCATAGCAAGCCTTGTTTCGTTTGTCATCTTGATTGGTGGAATGACATGGTTCCTCATTAAGTTCAAACGTACAAGTTTAGACCAGAAATCCGCATACATTACTCACAATAATTTTGCAGAATTTCTTTGGTCGTTCATCCCTCTCATCATCATGATGGGAATTTTCTATTGGGGTATGGTCATTTTTGAAAAACTTAGAACCCCACCAGAAGACATTGCGGCGGAAATCCACGTCACTGCTGAGCAGTGGGCTTGGACTTATCGTTACGCAAACGGAAAAGAGTTTTATAGTTCTGCAAATGATCCTTTGATTGTTCCTGCAGGAAAAGCAACAAAACTCATCCTCACTTCTAAAGATGTCATTCATAGTTTCTATGTGCCGGCTTTCCGAACCAAACAAGATGCGGTTCCAGGAAAACTCACTCAGCTTTGGTTTGAACCAAAACAAGCAGGGGAATACATCGTTTTCTGTACGGAATATTGTGGAACCAAACACTCTGGTATGATGATTAAAATCAAAGCCATTCCTTCTGAGGAATATGCAGCTTGGTATCATGCTGAGAAAAAAGGTGCCGACAGTCCTGCCGATCTTGGGAAAACTCTTTTTGCTCAAAAAGCTTGTGCTTCTTGTCACTCCATCGACGGATCTAGAATTGTTGGTCCTACGATGAAAGGGCTTTTTGGTTCCGGAAGAAAGTTCGCAGATGGAAGCCAAGCTAAGGCAGATGAAAACTACCTTCGTGAGTCTATCCTAGTTTCTTCGGCAAAGATCGTAGAAGGATATCCGCCAGCAATGCCGGTTTTCCAAGGTTCTTTGTCTGACGAAGAAGTTGCCAACCTAATTGAATATATCAAATCCATTAAATAA
- a CDS encoding cytochrome c oxidase subunit 3 family protein: MTSVSSSGEFHHQHHFKSAEHQYASSKQGIWLFLCTEILMFGGLFVGYLIYHSLYPTVFKNGSETLDWKMGAVNTIVLLVSSFTMAAAINYVQRGLHKIAAIMLVITIACAGAFMVIKYFEYSHKFHVGTVPGKFSLVDPSCGAGGKRADCESKISALLKNPAELEKNHVSAEEVSRLKAVISQPKWEMFYGFYFVMTGLHGVHVVAGALLIFWVFIKTLNRKVGPEYYTPVEGVGLFWHVVDLVWIYLFPLLYLVG; this comes from the coding sequence ATGACTTCCGTTAGTTCTTCAGGTGAATTTCACCACCAACATCATTTTAAGAGTGCAGAACATCAGTATGCCTCATCCAAACAAGGAATTTGGTTATTCCTTTGCACAGAGATCCTTATGTTCGGTGGCCTATTCGTAGGTTACCTCATTTACCATTCTCTATACCCAACTGTTTTTAAAAATGGTTCGGAAACTCTTGATTGGAAAATGGGAGCGGTTAACACTATTGTCCTTCTTGTCAGTTCTTTCACCATGGCGGCTGCCATCAATTATGTGCAACGTGGTTTGCATAAGATTGCTGCCATTATGCTTGTGATCACAATTGCTTGTGCTGGTGCCTTCATGGTCATCAAATACTTTGAATACAGCCACAAGTTTCATGTAGGAACAGTTCCAGGTAAGTTTTCTCTTGTGGATCCTTCTTGTGGTGCTGGTGGAAAAAGAGCGGATTGTGAATCTAAGATTTCTGCTCTCTTAAAAAACCCGGCCGAACTTGAGAAAAACCATGTAAGTGCAGAAGAAGTATCCCGCCTTAAAGCAGTGATCTCTCAACCAAAATGGGAAATGTTCTACGGCTTTTATTTTGTTATGACTGGTCTTCACGGAGTTCACGTGGTTGCTGGTGCTTTACTTATCTTCTGGGTTTTCATCAAAACTCTCAATAGAAAAGTTGGTCCTGAATACTACACTCCTGTAGAAGGTGTGGGTCTTTTCTGGCACGTAGTGGACTTGGTATGGATTTACCTCTTCCCACTTCTTTATTTGGTAGGATAA
- a CDS encoding cytochrome C oxidase subunit IV family protein, giving the protein MEYVINYGLYFIALVAVFTPILGFGIFAPGIAKATILGFIVNWFGQFFQTDRYAKFTEENKDNKLLKFVLGDEDHKEDHASASMWVEDGEEEEEHHEHHVIAIKTYVYVLLALFFGTFVTVWVAQYDLGKWNMIVAMAVATCKAFFVLAYFMHLKYDNMLNRVIFLSAFAFLALLFAFSFGDIISRIAPTTGF; this is encoded by the coding sequence ATGGAATACGTAATCAATTACGGACTTTACTTCATCGCTCTGGTTGCAGTTTTCACTCCAATTCTTGGGTTTGGAATCTTTGCTCCAGGGATTGCTAAAGCAACTATTTTAGGATTTATCGTAAACTGGTTTGGTCAGTTTTTCCAAACAGACCGTTATGCAAAATTTACAGAAGAAAACAAAGACAACAAATTGTTGAAGTTTGTTTTGGGTGACGAAGATCACAAAGAAGACCATGCTTCTGCTTCTATGTGGGTAGAAGATGGAGAAGAGGAAGAAGAACATCACGAACACCATGTGATCGCTATCAAAACTTATGTTTATGTTCTTTTAGCACTTTTCTTTGGAACTTTTGTGACTGTTTGGGTAGCGCAATATGACCTTGGAAAGTGGAACATGATTGTAGCCATGGCGGTTGCAACTTGTAAAGCCTTCTTCGTGTTAGCTTACTTTATGCATTTAAAGTATGACAATATGCTAAACCGAGTGATTTTTCTATCGGCTTTCGCATTTCTCGCGTTACTTTTTGCTTTTTCTTTCGGAGATATCATTTCACGAATTGCTCCGACAACTGGATTTTAA
- a CDS encoding SCO family protein yields MKTRFFLLFCLLLGIQVYAYDPHSNLTRENKLPKELENIGFSDVTGKALNLDIPFRDELGKTVRFSDFLSKGKPILLSPVYFKCPTLCNFHLNGVFQGLKALDWNLGKEYQYIAVSIDPKEDESIAFPKKGAYLKDYGREGAESGLHLLTGTQESIDALTKQLDFRYAWDKEAKQYIHASGVYVLTPEGKVSRIFQGIQLEPRDLKFAFLEASSGKIGSFVDKFALFCFQFDPRKNKYTIYAYRMMQFGGAVTLLLLGAFLYINWRKITNNNRQGVT; encoded by the coding sequence GTGAAAACCAGATTTTTTCTTTTGTTTTGTTTGCTTTTGGGAATTCAGGTCTATGCGTATGATCCCCATTCCAATCTCACTCGGGAGAATAAACTCCCCAAAGAACTAGAAAATATCGGATTTTCCGATGTCACAGGGAAAGCTCTGAACCTTGATATCCCCTTTCGAGATGAATTAGGAAAGACAGTTCGTTTTTCTGATTTTCTTTCCAAAGGAAAGCCCATCCTCCTTTCTCCCGTATACTTCAAATGCCCAACGCTTTGTAACTTCCACTTAAATGGTGTGTTCCAGGGACTGAAGGCACTCGATTGGAATTTAGGCAAGGAATACCAATACATTGCGGTATCCATTGACCCAAAGGAAGACGAGTCCATTGCCTTTCCCAAAAAAGGTGCTTATTTGAAAGATTATGGCCGGGAAGGTGCGGAATCGGGCCTCCATCTCCTCACCGGTACACAGGAATCCATTGATGCTTTGACAAAACAATTGGACTTTCGGTACGCATGGGACAAGGAAGCGAAACAATACATCCACGCCAGTGGGGTTTATGTTTTGACTCCGGAAGGGAAGGTCTCAAGGATTTTTCAAGGGATCCAATTGGAACCAAGAGATTTGAAATTTGCCTTTCTTGAGGCATCTTCAGGTAAGATTGGGAGTTTTGTAGACAAGTTTGCTTTATTTTGCTTTCAATTTGATCCGAGAAAAAATAAATATACGATATACGCATACAGGATGATGCAATTCGGGGGGGCGGTCACCTTACTCCTTCTCGGTGCGTTTTTATACATAAACTGGCGAAAAATAACAAATAACAACCGTCAAGGAGTTACATAG
- a CDS encoding SpoIIE family protein phosphatase, whose amino-acid sequence MYQYFRTILAKFLDLTPERKIYNQDYVNELDRHTRIIQIPGSFIGVFGMLGFAFGTDAELHPEFPELFYFRIGFSLLCFFYIVFIIYNHFKNKLSSWEGLTWAYITYAYLLFTAALYTGRIADDSPYVSGYQMLVMILPFLPLPRKTLFIYYPVSILIFAISVIVYKPDLSTAAAAYSMQNLAISYVIGIFSGLIMERYRFHSFLNHKKITKTVDEIQALKSQQDGDYFLTTLLFDPLIGKETDGNAITIKTLLSQYKKFHFRNKEYQLGGDYLSVYNLILQGKRYKAFINGDAMGKSIQGAGGAIVLGAVYNSIVIRSKMDPASSNRSPERWLHDCYLDLQKIFETFDGAMLVSAVLGLLEESTGTLYFINLEHPWIILYRDGKARFIEDEIHYYKLGVMEVPTNRFISVFQMKKGDKIICGSDGKDDIVISETGRFREINENHNLILECLEESSGNIETLMSNLRSKGKFSDDLSLISLEYNLALLSKPGIHWIEAKELIKEKEHSKALDVLLSYNSALDISIKELKYITRLYEKEGVLLKAVEYASLALENFPSDTGWMFHTSVLYKRLYSIYKSQSFLSESQELSERVRLRQPSNIRNMIHLADVCRLNGDRDRFTFLLKQIQLRDPNHEKLKELLVKA is encoded by the coding sequence GTGTATCAGTATTTCAGAACGATTCTTGCAAAATTCCTAGATCTCACTCCTGAAAGGAAAATCTACAACCAGGATTATGTTAACGAACTAGATAGGCACACTCGTATCATTCAGATACCTGGTAGTTTCATTGGCGTATTTGGTATGTTAGGTTTTGCATTTGGTACTGATGCTGAATTGCATCCAGAATTTCCTGAGTTATTTTATTTCCGGATTGGTTTTAGCCTCCTTTGTTTTTTTTACATAGTTTTTATTATTTATAATCATTTTAAGAACAAACTGTCCTCTTGGGAAGGGCTTACTTGGGCTTACATTACATACGCATATCTTTTGTTTACGGCAGCCTTATATACAGGCCGGATCGCCGACGATTCACCTTATGTGTCGGGCTACCAGATGCTTGTGATGATCCTTCCTTTTTTGCCTTTGCCGAGAAAAACTTTATTTATCTATTATCCCGTCTCGATTTTGATTTTTGCGATTTCGGTCATCGTTTATAAACCCGATCTATCGACTGCTGCCGCTGCCTATTCTATGCAAAACTTGGCAATTAGTTATGTAATTGGAATTTTTAGCGGCCTCATTATGGAGAGATATCGTTTTCATTCCTTTTTGAATCATAAAAAAATAACCAAAACGGTTGATGAAATTCAGGCATTAAAATCGCAACAAGATGGTGATTATTTTTTAACAACATTGTTATTCGACCCTCTGATTGGGAAAGAAACAGACGGGAACGCTATAACAATCAAGACATTGTTAAGTCAATATAAGAAATTCCATTTTAGGAATAAGGAATACCAGTTAGGTGGAGATTATCTTTCAGTATATAACTTAATTTTACAAGGTAAAAGGTATAAGGCATTCATAAATGGTGATGCCATGGGAAAGTCCATTCAAGGTGCAGGTGGTGCCATTGTACTTGGAGCAGTATATAATTCGATTGTTATACGATCTAAAATGGATCCAGCATCATCCAATAGGTCTCCAGAAAGATGGTTACATGATTGTTATTTAGACTTGCAGAAAATTTTCGAAACTTTTGACGGAGCAATGCTTGTTTCTGCAGTGTTAGGACTATTGGAAGAATCTACTGGCACCTTATATTTTATTAATTTAGAACACCCTTGGATCATTTTATACCGCGATGGTAAGGCCCGATTTATCGAAGATGAAATTCATTATTATAAACTTGGAGTCATGGAGGTTCCAACAAATCGATTTATATCCGTTTTCCAGATGAAAAAAGGAGACAAAATTATTTGTGGATCGGATGGAAAAGATGATATTGTCATTAGCGAAACAGGCAGATTTCGAGAAATTAACGAGAATCATAATTTAATCCTGGAGTGTCTCGAAGAATCTAGTGGCAATATTGAAACTTTGATGAGCAATTTAAGATCGAAAGGTAAATTTTCTGATGATTTAAGTCTGATCTCATTAGAATATAATTTAGCACTGCTTTCCAAACCAGGCATTCACTGGATAGAAGCGAAAGAGCTTATTAAGGAAAAAGAACATAGTAAAGCATTGGATGTGTTGCTTTCATATAACTCTGCATTAGATATTTCAATAAAGGAACTAAAGTATATTACAAGACTATATGAAAAAGAAGGTGTATTACTGAAAGCAGTGGAATATGCTAGTTTGGCATTAGAAAATTTTCCATCTGATACGGGATGGATGTTCCACACGTCAGTACTATATAAACGTCTTTATTCAATTTATAAATCTCAATCTTTTTTGTCGGAATCGCAAGAATTGAGCGAAAGGGTGCGACTAAGGCAGCCTTCTAATATTCGTAACATGATACATTTAGCGGATGTGTGCCGTCTGAATGGTGATAGAGATAGATTCACTTTTTTGTTGAAACAAATACAATTGAGAGATCCAAATCATGAAAAACTTAAAGAGCTTTTGGTTAAGGCTTAA
- a CDS encoding 7TM-DISM domain-containing protein — protein sequence MWSKSWFFLCLSLFICNCSYFYENNITDKFEFFEDRNHQIDISTIKQVQKWNQVKENSVNFYYTKNIIWLRAPISDPSFKPGSILSFEWRVLDHITLYYPNSEHSYTEYKSGDNFPKSTWAVPEALNPSFRIPIPSHSNEKFFYIRLQSSSLISFPILLLNENEFLNKILIESSANWSILCFSGVMLIISIFCAFAFRLHEFFYYSIYVITNTLWCNTQFGNSFHSFWPNAIWWQGKAILFFLSVGIAASFQFTRLFLETKTKTPFVDKILATLAATGLISAFGILTTEEYSFFSKVINLTYIVSIPLILLTGIKVFLMGEKRIIFFLASWGLYFFFGYITIFYHLGITNYSLLAVYGPAFAFQLDLFFLLFNLFQKYQDLILNRNNILERMFALEAGQKNKYTKSKLEKIDYNHFLHKLELWMKEEKPYLDEKLDLEKTALAIGLNIQQTSELINAKLELSFRSYVNSYRIAEAKQILKTNPELSIISVAFATGFGSKSSFNSEFKKTTGLTPIEFRKEMKSFR from the coding sequence ATGTGGTCGAAGTCCTGGTTTTTTCTTTGCCTTAGTTTATTTATCTGCAACTGTTCCTATTTTTACGAAAACAACATCACGGACAAATTCGAATTTTTCGAGGACAGGAACCATCAAATTGATATTTCGACTATTAAACAAGTTCAGAAATGGAATCAAGTTAAAGAGAACTCCGTTAACTTTTATTACACAAAAAACATTATCTGGTTAAGAGCACCGATCTCAGATCCAAGCTTTAAACCAGGAAGTATACTTTCTTTCGAGTGGCGTGTCCTCGATCACATTACCTTGTATTATCCAAATTCAGAACATTCCTATACTGAATACAAATCGGGGGATAACTTTCCGAAATCAACTTGGGCCGTCCCGGAAGCTTTGAATCCGAGTTTTCGGATCCCTATCCCCTCCCATTCAAATGAAAAATTTTTTTATATCCGATTGCAATCCAGTTCTCTCATTTCCTTTCCCATTCTATTACTGAACGAAAACGAATTTCTAAATAAAATCCTTATCGAATCATCTGCAAATTGGTCCATTCTCTGTTTCTCTGGGGTAATGTTAATCATTAGTATATTTTGTGCTTTTGCATTTCGATTACATGAATTTTTTTACTATTCAATTTATGTCATTACGAATACCCTCTGGTGCAATACCCAATTTGGAAATTCATTCCACAGCTTTTGGCCTAATGCAATATGGTGGCAAGGCAAGGCGATTTTATTCTTTTTATCAGTGGGCATTGCTGCGTCGTTTCAATTCACGAGATTATTTTTAGAAACAAAAACAAAAACTCCATTCGTAGATAAAATATTAGCAACGTTAGCGGCCACTGGACTGATTTCGGCCTTTGGAATTTTAACAACCGAAGAGTATTCTTTTTTTTCTAAGGTTATCAACTTAACTTATATTGTTTCAATTCCTTTGATACTTCTAACAGGAATTAAAGTTTTTCTAATGGGTGAAAAAAGGATTATTTTTTTCTTAGCAAGTTGGGGATTGTATTTTTTCTTCGGATATATTACTATTTTTTATCATCTAGGAATTACTAATTATTCCTTACTAGCTGTTTATGGCCCAGCTTTTGCTTTCCAATTAGATTTATTTTTTTTATTGTTCAATTTATTCCAAAAGTACCAAGACTTAATACTGAATAGAAATAATATTTTAGAAAGGATGTTTGCTCTTGAGGCAGGCCAAAAAAACAAGTATACCAAATCGAAGTTAGAAAAAATCGATTACAATCATTTTTTACACAAACTAGAATTATGGATGAAAGAGGAAAAACCTTACCTAGATGAAAAGTTAGATTTAGAAAAAACGGCTTTAGCGATTGGATTAAACATCCAACAAACATCCGAACTAATTAACGCCAAACTCGAACTCAGTTTCCGTTCTTACGTCAACTCTTACAGAATTGCGGAAGCAAAACAAATATTAAAAACCAATCCTGAACTTTCCATCATATCAGTTGCGTTCGCAACCGGGTTTGGCTCAAAATCAAGTTTCAATTCAGAATTCAAAAAAACCACAGGCCTTACACCTATTGAATTCAGAAAAGAAATGAAATCATTTCGATAA
- a CDS encoding LamG domain-containing protein, which translates to MECLLGGKYCSNGSKIQQYIVPASLASGLYAWYPLDGNTSDLSGNANHGYFPGGSWPATLGPSYTFSRSNLPNGTASFNGTDQLFSSDFAPVCNEDFSIALWIFPNNATSNQILGFQQGNGSNPGVMLALNGTGHFEFSSYFSYWNNQNLTHGASSTVLSANVWTHITYVHSGATQQGTIWVNGVNVGATADTVNVSNVTGCITGSLPFQWWTGTPLNIGYGYSNPRFFSGKMDDIWFFKGRQLNAIDISTLMNLP; encoded by the coding sequence TTGGAATGTTTGCTCGGAGGAAAGTATTGTAGTAATGGGTCCAAAATCCAACAATACATTGTCCCCGCATCCTTGGCTTCGGGACTGTACGCTTGGTACCCTCTGGATGGGAACACAAGTGATTTAAGCGGAAATGCGAATCATGGTTATTTCCCTGGCGGGTCTTGGCCTGCGACTTTAGGTCCATCTTATACTTTCAGTCGTTCCAATTTGCCAAACGGCACTGCTTCTTTCAACGGAACGGATCAATTATTTTCCAGTGACTTTGCTCCTGTTTGTAACGAGGACTTCTCCATTGCGTTATGGATTTTTCCAAACAATGCTACAAGCAATCAAATTTTGGGTTTCCAACAAGGTAATGGTTCCAATCCCGGGGTCATGCTTGCATTGAATGGAACAGGGCATTTCGAGTTTTCTTCTTATTTTTCCTATTGGAATAATCAGAATCTTACACATGGGGCTTCCTCAACAGTTTTGTCTGCAAACGTATGGACTCATATCACTTATGTTCATAGTGGAGCCACACAGCAGGGAACCATTTGGGTCAATGGAGTCAATGTGGGTGCTACCGCTGATACGGTCAATGTGTCGAATGTCACTGGATGCATTACTGGGAGTTTGCCGTTTCAATGGTGGACAGGAACACCACTAAACATCGGTTATGGTTATAGTAATCCTCGGTTTTTTTCAGGAAAGATGGATGATATTTGGTTTTTCAAAGGACGCCAACTGAACGCAATCGACATTTCCACATTGATGAATCTTCCTTAG